Proteins encoded in a region of the Photobacterium profundum SS9 genome:
- the minE gene encoding cell division topological specificity factor MinE produces the protein MALLEFFRPKKTTTASVAKERLQIIVAERRSAGQSTPSYLPQLKLDLLEVIRKYVNINPDQVSVNLDQKDEDLSVLELNVTLPEDK, from the coding sequence ATGGCTTTGCTAGAGTTCTTCCGTCCAAAGAAGACAACTACGGCAAGCGTAGCGAAAGAAAGACTACAAATTATTGTGGCTGAACGTCGTTCTGCGGGTCAAAGTACACCATCCTATTTACCTCAACTGAAACTTGATCTTCTAGAGGTAATTAGAAAATACGTCAATATCAATCCTGATCAAGTGAGTGTCAATCTCGATCAGAAAGACGAAGATCTGTCTGTTCTTGAACTGAACGTTACACTGCCTGAAGACAAATAA
- the minD gene encoding septum site-determining protein MinD, whose translation MARVIVVTSGKGGVGKTTSSAAIACGLALAGKKTAVIDFDIGLRNLDLIMGCERRVVYDFVNVINGEASLNQALIKDKRVDNLFVLPASQTRDKDALTKEGVARILHDLDEMGFEFVICDSPAGIETGALMALYFADEAIVTTNPEVSSVRDSDRILGILDSKSRRAEQAEEPVKQHLLLTRYNPARVASGDMLSVQDVEDILHIPLLGVIPESQAVLNASNKGEPVIFDTESDAGLAYGDTIARLLGEERPFRFLEEEKKGFLKRLFGG comes from the coding sequence ATGGCGCGTGTTATCGTTGTTACCTCAGGCAAAGGTGGTGTTGGTAAAACCACATCCAGTGCGGCAATCGCATGCGGTTTAGCCTTAGCTGGAAAAAAAACGGCTGTAATCGATTTTGATATCGGTTTACGTAATCTTGATTTAATCATGGGTTGCGAGCGTCGTGTTGTATATGATTTTGTCAATGTCATAAATGGCGAAGCTAGCCTGAATCAAGCTCTAATAAAAGACAAACGTGTTGATAACCTTTTTGTGCTTCCGGCCTCTCAAACACGAGATAAAGATGCGCTAACAAAAGAAGGTGTAGCACGCATTCTACATGATCTTGATGAAATGGGTTTTGAGTTCGTTATTTGTGATTCACCAGCAGGTATCGAGACAGGCGCCTTAATGGCGTTGTATTTTGCCGATGAAGCCATCGTAACAACGAACCCTGAAGTATCTTCAGTTCGCGACTCAGACCGTATTTTAGGTATTCTAGATTCGAAGTCTCGCCGAGCAGAACAAGCTGAAGAGCCAGTTAAGCAACACTTGTTGTTGACACGTTACAACCCAGCGCGCGTTGCTAGCGGCGATATGCTGAGTGTTCAAGATGTCGAAGACATTCTGCACATTCCACTTTTAGGTGTTATCCCTGAAAGCCAAGCAGTACTCAACGCATCAAACAAAGGTGAACCCGTTATCTTTGATACAGAATCTGATGCTGGGTTGGCATACGGCGATACTATTGCACGTTTACTGGGCGAAGAGCGCCCATTCCGTTTCTTAGAGGAAGAGAAAAAAGGCTTCCTTAAACGCTTATTTGGAGGCTAG
- a CDS encoding YcgL domain-containing protein, protein MLCSIYKSSKKENTYLYINNKDDFSDVPDSLMGTFGAPQFVMVLKLEGRKLALADVEKVKESLATVGYYLQVPPPVTNLLHQYKAAKASQTS, encoded by the coding sequence ATGTTGTGTTCAATTTATAAAAGTTCAAAAAAAGAAAATACGTACTTATATATTAATAACAAAGACGACTTTTCAGATGTGCCTGATAGTTTAATGGGAACCTTTGGAGCGCCACAGTTTGTTATGGTGTTAAAGCTTGAAGGCCGTAAGTTGGCATTGGCTGATGTAGAAAAAGTGAAGGAATCACTGGCTACTGTCGGTTATTACTTACAAGTACCCCCCCCAGTAACCAATTTATTACATCAATATAAGGCAGCGAAAGCCTCACAAACTTCGTAA
- a CDS encoding H-NS family nucleoid-associated regulatory protein has protein sequence MSDVMKVLLNLRSLRALSREYTVEQLQEALEKLQTVVSERTEAEAEDLAKETERKEKLDHYRELLMADGIDPEELLSSLAKAPKAKRAARPAKYKFIDENGEEKTWTGQGRTPSALKKALDDGKSLEDFEL, from the coding sequence ATGTCTGACGTAATGAAAGTACTATTAAACCTACGTAGCCTTCGCGCACTTTCTCGTGAATATACAGTAGAACAACTACAAGAAGCTCTTGAAAAGCTACAAACTGTCGTTTCAGAACGTACAGAAGCTGAAGCTGAAGATTTAGCGAAAGAAACTGAGCGTAAAGAAAAACTAGATCATTACCGTGAATTGCTAATGGCTGATGGTATCGACCCTGAAGAACTATTATCTAGCCTAGCTAAAGCACCTAAAGCGAAACGTGCTGCTCGCCCTGCTAAATATAAGTTCATCGATGAAAACGGTGAAGAGAAAACATGGACAGGTCAGGGCCGTACTCCAAGTGCACTTAAGAAAGCACTAGATGACGGTAAATCTTTAGAAGATTTCGAATTATAA
- a CDS encoding lytic transglycosylase domain-containing protein → MHKRLISAMVVIGLGISSSAFSANEGFDEYVSGLKVEARSNGISESIINSAFDNIQYTERAVKADKNQPEKKLTLDEYIPRAVPDWKVKQANRLYNEHKTALDRIGREYGVQPRFIVALWGVESNFGRLMGDYNVVEALSTLAYDGRREAFFRKQVMAALQILNEGHIAPENMKGSWAGAMGQPQFIPTSFLTYAVDGNNDGKIDIWQNVDDVFASAANYLKMSGWNDEYTWGRQVKLVSPMSSDLKGVEREKGKSLADWQSIGVRKLNGEPLPDVAINAWLVQPDDNHGRAYLVYGNYQTLLKWNRSHYFALAVSHLADKIR, encoded by the coding sequence ATGCACAAGCGACTGATATCGGCCATGGTGGTCATTGGATTAGGGATATCTTCATCAGCTTTTTCTGCTAATGAAGGTTTTGATGAATATGTGAGTGGATTAAAAGTTGAAGCTCGTAGTAATGGAATTTCAGAGTCGATTATCAATTCAGCTTTCGACAATATTCAATATACTGAACGTGCGGTGAAGGCTGATAAAAATCAGCCTGAGAAAAAGTTGACGCTTGATGAATACATTCCTCGTGCGGTACCTGATTGGAAGGTAAAGCAAGCGAATCGGTTGTATAACGAGCATAAAACGGCCCTAGACCGAATTGGTCGTGAATATGGCGTTCAGCCACGATTTATTGTTGCCTTATGGGGGGTCGAAAGTAATTTTGGTCGTCTTATGGGGGATTATAATGTTGTTGAAGCACTTTCTACTTTAGCTTATGACGGGCGTAGAGAAGCGTTCTTCCGTAAACAAGTTATGGCTGCATTACAAATATTGAATGAAGGCCATATCGCGCCCGAGAATATGAAAGGTTCTTGGGCTGGTGCAATGGGACAGCCACAGTTTATACCGACTTCTTTCCTGACTTATGCTGTAGATGGAAATAATGATGGCAAGATTGATATTTGGCAAAATGTTGATGATGTCTTTGCCTCCGCTGCCAATTACTTGAAAATGTCTGGATGGAATGATGAATATACATGGGGACGACAAGTTAAATTAGTCTCTCCTATGAGTTCAGATTTAAAAGGCGTTGAACGGGAAAAAGGTAAATCATTAGCCGATTGGCAGAGCATTGGTGTTCGAAAACTTAATGGTGAACCATTACCTGATGTTGCAATTAATGCTTGGTTGGTTCAACCAGATGATAATCATGGTCGAGCGTATCTAGTTTATGGTAATTACCAAACATTGTTAAAGTGGAATCGATCGCATTATTTTGCTTTGGCCGTTAGTCATCTAGCAGATAAAATTCGATAG
- the minC gene encoding septum site-determining protein MinC, translating into MTKMAELKGSSFTLSALHLVDGDIKKATDYLKEKVNQAPNFFASAPVVIDITQAGREINFKQLKEDVKDAGMIPVGVSGCKDARMQNEAKSAGFAIMNAARQAKDMPVTVEPTRIIRTPVRSGQQIYAKNCDLVVMNHVSAGAEIIADGCIHVYGNLRGRAIAGASGQHQAQIFCQNIQSELISIAGNYWLSDKIKAEFWGKGVVISLAENNLNIEHLTL; encoded by the coding sequence ATGACCAAAATGGCAGAATTAAAAGGGAGCTCCTTTACGCTCTCCGCCCTACACTTAGTTGATGGGGATATAAAAAAGGCGACTGATTACTTAAAAGAAAAAGTAAATCAGGCACCTAACTTCTTTGCGTCTGCACCTGTTGTAATTGATATAACCCAAGCAGGACGTGAAATTAATTTTAAGCAGTTAAAAGAAGATGTAAAAGATGCAGGGATGATTCCTGTTGGTGTTAGTGGCTGTAAAGACGCTCGCATGCAAAATGAAGCAAAATCAGCAGGCTTTGCTATTATGAATGCTGCACGGCAGGCTAAGGATATGCCTGTTACTGTCGAACCAACACGAATTATTCGTACCCCGGTACGTTCTGGACAACAAATATATGCGAAAAATTGTGACCTCGTTGTTATGAACCATGTCAGCGCTGGTGCCGAAATTATTGCTGATGGTTGTATTCATGTTTATGGCAACCTACGAGGCCGTGCAATTGCAGGCGCTAGCGGTCAGCATCAAGCGCAAATTTTTTGTCAGAATATACAGTCTGAATTGATATCTATTGCTGGTAACTACTGGCTTAGTGATAAAATCAAGGCAGAGTTTTGGGGTAAAGGTGTCGTTATCTCACTTGCAGAAAATAATTTAAACATAGAGCATTTAACTCTATAA